One segment of Camelus ferus isolate YT-003-E chromosome 26, BCGSAC_Cfer_1.0, whole genome shotgun sequence DNA contains the following:
- the LOC116660090 gene encoding beta-defensin 130B-like, whose protein sequence is MRLRSLLSVLLLSFIIIPEARTGLIPGEKQCLFLRGFCSDGGCDTTEDTLGICNDEKKCCRKWWTFFPYPTPVPKSKSP, encoded by the exons ATGAGACTCCGCTCACTCCTTTCtgttctcctcctctctttcatTATAATCCCAGAAG CAAGGACTGGCCTTATTCCAGGGGAGAAACAATGTCTTTTTTTGAGAGGGTTTTGCAGTGATGGAGGATGTGACACCACAGAAGACACCCTTGGTATATGTAATGATGAAAAAAAGTGTTGCAGAAAGTGGTGGACATTTTTTCCCTACCCAACGCCAGTTCCCAAATCAAAATCTCCTTGA